A window of the Juglans microcarpa x Juglans regia isolate MS1-56 chromosome 5D, Jm3101_v1.0, whole genome shotgun sequence genome harbors these coding sequences:
- the LOC121264653 gene encoding uncharacterized protein LOC121264653, translating into MNFRNLDEFWTFYVNQHSKPSTRRWHFVGTLIGIFFLLCSVVFSWWLMFFVPFFGYGLAWYSHFFIEGNIPTTFGHPVWSLVCDLKMFGLMLTGKMDKEIKRLGKRPVLQPF; encoded by the coding sequence ATGAATTTTAGGAACTTGGACGAGTTCTGGACCTTCTATGTAAATCAGCACTCCAAACCATCCACGAGGCGTTGGCATTTTGTGGGCACCCTTATTGGTATATTCTTCTTGCTTTGCTCAGTGGTCTTTAGCTGGTGGCTCATGTTCTTTGTTCCATTCTTCGGGTATGGATTGGCGTGGTACAGTCATTTCTTCATCGAAGGCAATATCCCGACAACGTTCGGGCATCCAGTTTGGTCCCTGGTGTGTGATTTGAAGATGTTTGGATTGATGCTTACTGGGAAAATGGATAAGGAGATCAAGAGGCTTGGAAAGAGGCCTGTCTTGCAGCCTTTTTAA
- the LOC121265917 gene encoding uncharacterized protein LOC121265917, with protein MNQLLTALKIFYVLDPNPKPISNPTPENIESITAERKKREEDELVCRGHILNTFSDHLYDLFTTIKSPKEIYNALEEKYKTEKLCTDKFIILKYFEFKMVDNLSVLDQVHELQVLVNKLRDLSISIPKSFQAGAIIAKLPPSWNNYRKKLMRMAEELTLEQIRKHLQIEEQSIIRDENHFDSEVKVNSIQEGDDRKQNYLKTKKGNTFKKNYSTNKDKKNKPCLNCGKKGHYIHADS; from the coding sequence ATGAACCAACTTCTCACTGCACTGAAGATTTTCTATGTTTTGGATCCAAATCCGAAGCCAATTTCTAATCCAACTCctgaaaatattgaaagtatTACTGCAGAGAGGAAGAAACGTGAAGAGGATGAACTTGTCTGCAGAGGTCACATTCTCAATACTTTCTCTGATCATTTATATGatctttttactactattaagtCTCCTAAAGAAATTTACAATGCtctagaagaaaaatataagacagAAAAATTATGTACtgataaattcataattttgaaGTACTTTGAATTCAAAATGGTTGATAATCTGTCTGTCTTAGACCAAGTGCATGAGTTGCAAGTCTTGGTTAACAAACTCCGTGATCTATCAATTAGTATTCCTAAGTCTTTCCAAGCGGGAGCAATTATTGCAAAACTTCCACCAAGTTGGAATAACTATAGGAAAAAGCTTATGCGTATGGCAGAAGAACTAACTTTAGAACAAATTAGAAAACATCTACAAATTGAAGAACAGAGTATAATTCGTGATGAAAACCATTTTGATTCTGAAGTGAAGGTTAACAGTATTCAAGAGGGAGATGACAGAAAACAGAATTATCTTAAGACCAAGAAGGGAAATACCTTTAAGAAGAATTATTCGACCaacaaagacaagaaaaataagCCATGTCTTAACTGTGGAAAAAAGGGCCATTATATTCATGCAGATTCttaa